The genomic window AGCAGTTTTGGGAACAGGATTGGTGTTGAGCGAATCTCGCAAATAAGTCATGCAGTAGGAACTCgtagaaatcaaaaaattgaagtcGTACACTATTTACCTTGTTTCGTAGCGTTTAAGAAATCATTACTAAaatcatttacatttaaatcatCATTAAATGTATTTGATGAGTCGACATTCTCTTGTTTCACTTTGATCATTTGTTTCATTAAGAATTCTTGTGATTTGTGTACTAATTCATGAAATTCATATGCATTGATCACTTTATCACAACAATTCGAACAAACATGTCGCGGTAAAATATcatcttttgttattttcacaTTGTAACATTGCATTATTTTACTGACCAAATTCATATTTGCTGCTTTATCATCacttatttctaataaattataatctggtTGTAATTCAGCACATAAGcggcaaaataaatttttgatgtccATGTTCTGTGTTGTTTGTATTTGTCAATTTGACATTAGTACGTCACAGTGACAGTCATACTCAccttaagataaaataaaaggaGGTATTCCAATCCTGCAATGCATGATGGGAAATATGTCCAGCGATTGACATATTAGGGAGCGTCCATAAACCACGTAGCCTGGTCAAAAGGGGTGAGTTTGAATGCTACGCTGAGCCACGTAACGGGGGGAAGAGCAAagaattagaattatttaattattataaatttatttaacaaaaaaataataacagctaAATAATATGTACTAGAAAACAGAAAATATCGTGACAAAAAACCACGTTCCATCAGAAAGGGGGGAAGGGTTTTAGGAAAAGCTACGTTAGGCTACTTGAAGGGAGGGAGGGGTCTAAGAATGGCTAAAGAATGACCACGTGGTTTATGGAcgtaatttattcatttttcgaaaaaatatttcgaacaaagttttttttggtttttaataagactcaactttataaattagatttttttgtatcaGTTGTGAGCAAGTGTTTACTTTTTCATAGCCTTTGAAGTCAAAggtttttacaattaataaaatcattaattctCAAAATCTACTAtacttttccattatttttcgTACACCCCTAGCTATCTACTTAGGTGGAATGGAACAAAGCCAACTGCCattatttttgacatatttgtatttttgtgaTTGTTTATTAGTGAAAAAAATGTCTTCAactgaaaatgattttacatGTAGACTTTGTGCTGaagtatattcaaaaaaattattaatagaaagtaacaatgaaaaatatataaatttaaatccatttgaaaaaatctatcaatattttaatttagatgTTAGCAACAATGATATCTTACCAAAAGATATTTGTtgcaattgttttaaaaaagtatttgaaacaaatgaattccataaacaaattcaaaagGCGCAAGAAATTCTTCAAGATAAATTCGAAGTGAAACTTGAAGAATGTGATATTAAATCCGAagatgataattttcattcattggATACTAATCAATGTACTGTATTGtgcaaaattagaaaatatatttttctattcatgtttacaattttttttttttattcatttcgtAGGGGATTCGACTGAGGATATACCTTTAATTAATCGTGTCGTACCTAAATTAGAGTCCAAAGGTAAGTATCCTGTTAGATTGGAAAAGtcttgttatttttactttgtaaatAGAGCAGCAAAAATTGGAGATAAGGTTGATTTAAACAAACATTGTATTCGATTCGCAGTAACAACCGATTTATGAATCGGTGCTAACACATTTTAATGCCATTGTTTCGATTGAAtcttaataaatcataaatgtttttaaaaattaataagccAGAAGCTTATAAGAAGCACTTAATTTTgcataattcaaataatttgtaaatgctTATTTACAAATCAAGCTAAATAAGGTCTTGATCATGCGAGCCAATTCTTAATGCCTGCCTCCTTTATACCCAGTTATAGGTTTTCGAGTTATACAGGGTACTTTGAAATATaagtgaaactcgaaaaataagtttaatcgagaaaaatgcttcaaacgagaAATGTTAGTTTCATAGGCACAAATCTTGTGCGtgtattaaatttgatataaatgttCGGGCTTAATTAAAAACTCACTCTGATTagtaactgacaaacattagacgaACAATCTCGATTTTTGCgtgtttcttcattcaatttgaacaaaaatgttctttatagaaaacaaataactgttgttggatttattggaaattttttttttcaaagagattTCTAGATTCCGCAGAAACGATTATAcgcaataataattttgatatgaaaaaacaattttgggtaaaccTTTTCACTTCGTTTTCCTCAGCtatacgattttcgaaaaaatgttacctttttaATGAACAACAACTTCTAATTTTGAGTGTTCATCTATCTATTAACAGtcatggagtagagtgagcttttcattgagcctgaaagtctaggtcaagtttaatatttgcGGAACACATGCGCCtatacacccaacattttttgcttgaagcttTTTTGAAATCGGTGCTGTTTTCCAACTTTACCACTGTCGCCACTTTTTCCGGCTTATTCGCTGTATTAATAGGTTTGTGTATGTTAAGTCCAAAAGTTGAAATCTCTCCTTGAGCGTTAAAAAAGCTCATTGAATGTTTTAAAAGGCTACaacgcgtttttttttttttttaaatatcttaattttcTATTTGCTAGAGATATTTAGATTGACTTTTCACAAATTGATGCAGCACGAATTCGCCTTTTTGATAGCTCGTACAGTGTGATATGTATgctacaaattaaattaatgttttagaaCGCTCAGTGGGAATTTTCGATCTTTAAGCCTAATGTATGCACGATAAAAAGATGAtctgattatttttatacatgtttTTCATTCTACAAACGTTAAATCAGCTTACATCGATTGTTTTATTCTCGTTTcgtacaatttttcaatattattttaaaggaatgatttaattgattttagatGAGATTGTTAAAACCGAAGATATCGTTGcagataataaaaattcgtCTTCGAAAACGGTAACTATCTAccttaaaattaagaaaacataaatattcTCTGCACGTTATTGATTTGAAAGAAACCTtctaaattacaatttatttttatttaggtgaaaaatgaatcaaaaaaagctaaaaaaattggAGATGTCAGTAAAGAAGAATTTAAAAGAcacttaaaagaaattattgaagGTGGGTATGTCCAATATGTTTCATAGCAGATGTGCTTACCTTTTActaatttggtaaaaatttttttattttattaatttttttaaaaatatttcttgtaatAGACCGATATTCAGCCAAAAATTAGTTTCTTGTATCCTATTGGCTAATACTATCCCCTTCCGTTATATAGTCTAAAATAATATACTACTAATCTTAATTTCTAAAGGGTTTATAATGGCTTAAGggcattaattaattacttaaggTTGATTTTGACGATTGATCTCCCCTCTCTTTACCCATGAAAGGTTACATACGATTTCTCGAACCAGATTAAGATGAAATCCGAAGTGTACATTATAGAATGAAGAAACTATTCGGAATCTGAAATGGAACTagattcttttattaaatttcgacttacaaaatattacattaGAATGGGTTTTGCACCTCCCTTCCCCCAGATAAAAGCATGTAGAGATTTTTTAATGTCCCTAACCCCTAcccttacgtaattaatgaatagcTCCTTAGGTCATTGGTTCAATTTTTAGTAATAAGgatgttaatttttcaagaaatcaatttttaatataattttttttttttgaaaaaaatatgagatTTTAAATCGATTCATAATAAAACCGTATTGATTTTTAGCCTCACAAGTAATATGCTGAGGTTGTCATAACAAAGCAGATTATTTTTGGCTACTAAAACATATTCCATTCGAGGTTGTCAATTTTGGATGTACCAacaatattaaaagtatttttatattttagagtgGAAAAATTATACATGGATTTGTAATGTATGTAAAGTTGATTTTAAGGGTGTTAAGTTGTTAAGAGATCATTATGGTACGGAGCATAGTGATATACCTGTAGAGTACACTTGCATGGAATGTTCTAAAGTATACACTAAATACGATTTATTTAAGAAGCATATGCGTGTTcatagaaacaaatttaaatacaagTAAGTACGATTATAAACGGTATAGAGATTTGccaaaacattatattatgtataatgatCCGAACACCGAACGATAATTAAGTGGTAGGTTACAATAGCATCCCTCAGAGCCACACTAAATGTCAACGttctcagtttttttaaaattaaattgggaCCGGACTAACCATTAGGCAGAGTAGGCAACTCTGCCTTGGGACTCGCCATGcacaaaagaaattaaaaatatttcatagagAGAAAATTGAATTCTTGATAATGccgtggctgtcctggggtgggatacacttagaccatagggtccattgtgataccgaaGAAGGttggccactactccatgaaccatttggagctgtgaCAGcttctgcagtagtcgtgatacactatACACAAAAGCGTTGCCAAATGGTAAAAAGTacgataattattaattgaaaggGAAATGAGATATTTGAGTATAAATCTGTTTATTTTCATGGACCAGTgagatatctttaaaaatagtgtaaccaattccgtacgcgGTATGCCTGGGATAACgaattcgattcccgccgtcacaacaaaaaaaataatataatttatgattgtGATAGACTGGTGTAGAGCATGGTATATGCTTGAAAtaggtgtactcagcctctcaaaataattgataaactggtaaaagaaattatcagcgaaaaaagTTTGGTAAAACGTGTTATAGACTAAAGTCACAAAAACTTGTTTACTTCCctcagaaatttaataaaacttgaattgataataaaaaattaagggtggtgttttttacttttttgtttagatGTGATCTCTGTGGAAAATTTTCATACAGTAAATCAGTAATAGATCAACATTTACGAATTAAACATTCAACAGATCGAAAATTTATGTGTTCAACATgtggaaaaagttttaaaacgcAACAAACATTATTAACTCATGGACAGAAGCATTTGCCCGATGAACTTAAATCGTTTCTTGAATGTGatatttgtcataaaaaatttacgaataGTTCGAATTTAaatactcataaaaaaatacatacaggTAAATAATACTGTTAGTTGTAGTAATCTGATACCAATAACAAATGTGCCATTATACAGGGTGTATAAAAGTCACACCGCATCTCGTGATcttaaaatcgagaaaattaattacaaaatgtttatttttgtaacagGTATAAAGCAGCATACTTGTGAACAATGTGgaaaaagtttcatacaaaaaaatgcaATGATCCGACATATAGAAGATCGGCATACGGAAGGCCAGCGTTGTCAGTGTCCTTTATGCCCGAAAGTGTacgtatcaatattttttttaaatattcgattCTAAAAGCGCCTGCGATACTAAACACTGCATCCTACGTCCATACCTAATTCATACCTAATTTAATTATCTtgatatttttaaccaaaaaaggtCAAGATATTCAGATCatcaattttgttgaattttttgctTTGATAATAGTACTGATTTGAACGAAACGCTTGTTATACCAAGTTCACCCACTCCCACTCAATATTTACCTACGAAACATTAGCCCTTTTCACAAACATGGAAAATTGATTATCCGAACCTTTGAACCTCTATGatcttatttgtaaaataaaaacattattgattacagttttaaaaataaatataacttaaaccAACATAAAGAATGCCACTTGGAAGGTCAACCACACAAATGTGAAGTATGTTCTCGAACATTCCGACGGAAGCGGGCATTAATACTACATTCTCGTATTCATACAAATGAATTACCTCACGAATgtgaatattgtaaaaaatgttttagagaaAAATCGTACTTAAAGGTAAAGCTAAATGAATACTCAAACATAACTAATTGAACCGGTTAATCACAACAGTCTTGATAGGGCAAccccaaaaagaaaaaaatatataattccgacaaaaaaagttaaacctGAAGCCTTAGTTAAGATTATCTGAAACTATGTTCAATCTgtgagttttttatttatcatatttatagtaattaaaattagaCTGTGAGTAACCAgttcattttttttccattcgAAAGTGATCTTgaattcaaatagttttttcaattttcagatACATTTAAGACAGCATACAGGAGAACGACCGTATTCATGCATTGAATGTAACCATCATTTTTCGAACGAttccaattttataaaacatttaaaaggtCGTCATGGTTTACGTAATTTTTCATTGTCCAATCAACGACAATATCCATTTGTGAATTTAGATAATAGTACGAATAAAGAGTCACAAAATGTATCTAATCAATTTTCGTCtgtgatataaataatagttaattgtcaaattttcatatgattttaattaaatgtatttttcataaaattatttaaatagtttgctTTGTACATTTTATTACCGACCAAAGTCTATATAGCCACTCAGTCTTATatctcctatatgtaaaagtaagttaataacaaaaataaacaagtagGGCTTCGGAATTTGTCGagagatcaaaaatttttaaatattagccCTAAATTAGGGGAAACGTGCGTAGAGCAGATGATAAAagcatattaataaaaaaaaattaacccgagcgcgtcagattaataTATGGTGAGTTATTTACTagcttaaaaatttacatttcaatCTTTTCAATGtacatttcttttttactaATGTAATCGTCTGTCTTACACGCGTCCCCCCATATTTAGGGCTAATATTTGGTGAAGTTACTAAGCAAGGTCCAAAGAACCCTTCATATGATAATCTGACGCTCAAGTTACCACACAAATCCCCTCTTGGGTTccccttttattaaaaatagtatcgTGATTTCAAAATACTGAGCTGAcctctactttttttttaaaattccccAAAGAGGTTTGTCGATTTTTCGGCACGAACTTGTTACAACCAAATAAACAATTGTgccaaatttcaaagatgccACACTGTTTTccttattaatatgatttttttaaataattaaattgaact from Chrysoperla carnea chromosome 2, inChrCarn1.1, whole genome shotgun sequence includes these protein-coding regions:
- the LOC123292560 gene encoding zinc finger protein 501-like, giving the protein MSSTENDFTYVSNNDILPKDICCNCFKKVFETNEFHKQIQKAQEILQDKFEVKLEECDIKSEDDNFHSLDTNQWDSTEDIPLINRVVPKLESKDEIVKTEDIVADNKNSSSKTVKNESKKAKKIGDVSKEEFKRHLKEIIEEWKNYTWICNVCKVDFKGVKLLRDHYGTEHSDIPVEYTCMECSKVYTKYDLFKKHMRVHRNKFKYKCDLCGKFSYSKSVIDQHLRIKHSTDRKFMCSTCGKSFKTQQTLLTHGQKHLPDELKSFLECDICHKKFTNSSNLNTHKKIHTGIKQHTCEQCGKSFIQKNAMIRHIEDRHTEGQRCQCPLCPKVFKNKYNLNQHKECHLEGQPHKCEVCSRTFRRKRALILHSRIHTNELPHECEYCKKCFREKSYLKIHLRQHTGERPYSCIECNHHFSNDSNFIKHLKGRHGLRNFSLSNQRQYPFVNLDNSTNKESQNVSNQFSSVI